The following coding sequences are from one Ruminococcus flavefaciens AE3010 window:
- a CDS encoding response regulator transcription factor, translated as MTDILIIEDDPELGQLVNDFIAKEGFSVRLCEAAEDALALLKEEEFRLVLLDVMLPRMNGYETCTAIRNSRDIPILMMSAITDEDSKLLGYETGADDYIDKPFSVKVLTAKIKALIKRRSDDTQSSCLTCCGIVLDPNSRTVTRDGKELKLNAKEFELLRYLMEHKGEAVSKDTLFNAVWGMDCFTEPSTVSVHIRWLREKLEQDPNSPQLIRTVWKIGYKFGDSQ; from the coding sequence ATGACCGACATTCTTATTATTGAAGACGACCCCGAGCTCGGTCAGCTCGTAAATGATTTCATAGCAAAAGAGGGCTTCTCGGTAAGGCTTTGCGAAGCTGCCGAGGACGCCCTTGCGCTGCTTAAAGAAGAGGAGTTCAGACTGGTGCTGCTGGACGTTATGCTGCCCCGGATGAACGGCTACGAGACCTGCACCGCCATACGCAACAGCCGCGATATACCTATACTTATGATGAGCGCCATAACCGATGAGGACAGCAAGCTCCTGGGCTATGAAACAGGTGCGGACGACTACATCGACAAGCCCTTTTCCGTAAAGGTGCTCACCGCCAAGATAAAGGCTCTCATAAAGCGCAGATCCGATGATACACAGAGCAGCTGTCTCACCTGCTGCGGCATAGTCCTTGACCCTAACTCCCGCACCGTCACCCGTGACGGGAAAGAGCTTAAACTCAACGCCAAGGAGTTCGAGCTGCTGCGCTACCTCATGGAGCATAAGGGGGAGGCTGTCAGCAAGGACACCCTCTTCAACGCTGTATGGGGCATGGACTGCTTCACCGAGCCAAGCACTGTCAGCGTCCATATACGCTGGCTCCGCGAAAAGCTTGAACAGGACCCAAATTCTCCCCAGCTCATACGGACAGTGTGGAAAATAGGCTACAAATTCGGTGACAGCCAATGA
- a CDS encoding sensor histidine kinase, whose product MKKFIRTLIMITVFFAVLASGFNMCFNAAMKEQLKRCNVAVNRINREISDTMAESGASPEELIAERTDAWKKTYGSSAPRSIVFIPLSSSENTFYTSVDKRCAVCSIYGKDNELAGFVQYTCSDDVFANIRRILNIIIGVCFLLITGAVIFIHFAVFKPFRRLSDYPERLARLRDIQKLPESKSRYFGKYVWGMNMLTDVLAASSHRIHMLEGEHQKLVSSIAHGVKTPLANIRLYTDAVRTGLYSDTGMSSDIADKIDSNTAKIESMAAELMTASEASCDGCDIEKELFPLSELADLVRSEYTDRMALLRIPFTVECINAPIMDSDKYALYRAVSQLLENAMKYGDGNGISVKMMKQDDSFCISVRDKGELLPENELPYVFRSYWRGSNAADKSGCGIGLYVVHETAKALGGSVHVRRIEETSEMEFVIYIEQ is encoded by the coding sequence ATGAAAAAGTTTATCCGTACACTTATAATGATAACCGTCTTTTTCGCAGTGCTTGCGTCAGGCTTTAATATGTGCTTCAATGCTGCCATGAAAGAGCAGCTGAAACGTTGCAATGTGGCTGTAAACAGGATAAACCGCGAAATATCCGACACAATGGCTGAGAGCGGTGCTTCTCCCGAGGAGCTGATCGCCGAAAGGACTGACGCATGGAAAAAGACCTACGGCAGCAGCGCTCCCCGAAGCATAGTCTTTATCCCCCTCAGCAGCAGCGAGAACACCTTCTATACGTCTGTTGACAAGAGATGTGCCGTTTGCAGTATCTACGGCAAAGACAATGAGCTTGCAGGCTTTGTGCAGTACACCTGCTCCGACGATGTTTTCGCAAACATCAGGCGGATATTGAATATTATCATCGGAGTATGCTTCCTGCTCATCACAGGCGCTGTCATATTCATTCACTTTGCTGTGTTCAAGCCATTCCGCAGGCTTTCCGACTACCCCGAAAGGCTTGCAAGACTCCGCGACATACAGAAGCTCCCCGAAAGCAAGAGCCGATATTTCGGCAAATACGTCTGGGGAATGAATATGCTGACGGACGTTCTCGCCGCCAGCAGCCACAGGATACATATGCTTGAGGGAGAGCACCAGAAGCTTGTCAGCTCCATAGCCCACGGCGTAAAGACTCCGCTGGCAAATATCCGACTTTACACCGACGCTGTAAGGACGGGGCTTTACTCCGACACGGGAATGTCCTCGGATATAGCCGATAAGATAGACAGCAACACTGCCAAGATAGAGTCCATGGCAGCCGAGCTCATGACCGCTTCGGAAGCCTCCTGCGACGGCTGTGATATCGAAAAGGAGCTCTTCCCTCTTTCGGAGCTTGCAGACCTTGTCCGCAGCGAATATACGGACAGAATGGCTCTGCTCAGGATACCATTCACTGTGGAATGTATAAATGCTCCAATAATGGACAGCGACAAGTACGCACTGTACCGCGCTGTGAGCCAGCTCCTTGAAAACGCCATGAAATACGGCGACGGAAACGGCATAAGCGTAAAGATGATGAAGCAGGACGACTCTTTCTGCATATCAGTGCGCGACAAAGGAGAGCTGCTCCCCGAGAATGAGCTGCCCTACGTGTTCAGAAGCTACTGGCGGGGCTCAAATGCCGCCGACAAAAGCGGCTGCGGCATAGGACTGTACGTTGTTCATGAGACCGCAAAGGCACTGGGCGGAAGCGTTCATGTGCGGCGTATCGAGGAGACCTCGGAAATGGAGTTTGTGATATATATCGAGCAATAG
- a CDS encoding M15 family metallopeptidase — MKRLSKLTLLLMTAASMTACGKVGERSSLPIPQQPTASTSENAADTNTEELTTAADTTTTAAAAATDGSETVTEASAEVQEAPSVGDADYAPAPVQYDIPGLTYINGILIANKSYSLPADFNPGIDATCQAQFNKLASAAAQQGLNIYFSSGFRSYDYQAQIYNNYVARDGQAVADTYSARPGYSEHQTGLAIDVNQIDDSFIGTPEAIWLENHCHEFGFILRYPQGKQSITGYQYESWHIRYVGTDLSYAIHNSGLTLEEYFGIDSYYHE; from the coding sequence ATGAAAAGATTATCAAAACTCACACTTTTATTAATGACAGCTGCTTCAATGACAGCCTGCGGCAAGGTAGGAGAGCGTTCAAGTCTCCCTATCCCTCAGCAGCCTACTGCTTCAACTTCCGAGAACGCAGCCGATACAAATACCGAAGAGCTCACAACTGCCGCTGATACAACTACAACAGCCGCAGCAGCTGCCACAGACGGCTCCGAAACTGTCACCGAAGCAAGTGCAGAGGTACAGGAAGCACCCTCTGTGGGCGACGCCGATTACGCTCCTGCGCCTGTACAGTACGATATCCCGGGACTCACCTACATAAACGGCATTCTCATAGCAAACAAGAGCTACAGTCTGCCTGCGGACTTCAATCCCGGTATCGATGCCACCTGTCAGGCTCAGTTCAACAAGCTTGCAAGTGCAGCGGCTCAGCAGGGACTGAATATATACTTCTCGTCGGGCTTCCGCTCATACGACTATCAGGCTCAGATTTACAACAACTATGTTGCACGCGACGGACAAGCTGTTGCTGATACATACTCCGCACGTCCGGGATACTCCGAGCACCAGACAGGACTTGCTATCGACGTAAACCAGATAGACGACTCCTTTATCGGAACTCCCGAGGCTATATGGCTGGAGAACCACTGCCACGAATTCGGATTCATACTCCGCTACCCACAGGGCAAACAGAGCATAACAGGCTATCAGTACGAATCATGGCATATCCGCTATGTCGGTACTGACCTTTCGTATGCTATCCACAATAGCGGTCTTACTCTTGAGGAATACTTCGGTATCGATTCTTACTATCACGAATAA